Proteins co-encoded in one Candidatus Thermoplasmatota archaeon genomic window:
- a CDS encoding class I SAM-dependent methyltransferase, with protein MLNENEVEKYLKFYNSEFGKEVLKGELKFVESKLKNCKNVLSIGCGPASLETRLNQLHPEMNITGLDNSKEMLEHVSPSIHVEFSDAQHLKFDNNTFDAVLYVTSLEFIIDYKKSVKEAYRVLKNKGLVLILMLNPRSHYFKREYSDKSSYIRKNIKHVNTEKIRECISNYFFIKSEEYFLGIKDGKIFDSDDPKLASIYIVEGIKYDK; from the coding sequence ATTTAAAATTTTATAACAGCGAATTCGGTAAAGAAGTATTAAAAGGAGAGTTAAAGTTCGTTGAATCAAAATTGAAAAACTGTAAAAACGTATTAAGTATAGGATGTGGACCTGCTTCATTAGAAACCAGATTAAATCAACTACATCCTGAGATGAATATAACTGGTTTAGATAATTCAAAGGAGATGCTTGAGCACGTCTCACCATCGATTCATGTAGAATTTAGTGATGCTCAACATCTGAAGTTTGACAATAACACCTTTGATGCCGTTCTGTATGTTACATCACTTGAATTTATCATTGATTATAAGAAATCAGTAAAAGAGGCTTATAGAGTATTAAAAAATAAAGGATTAGTTCTCATTTTGATGTTAAACCCTAGATCGCATTATTTTAAAAGGGAATATAGTGACAAAAGCTCATATATCAGAAAAAATATAAAACATGTGAATACTGAAAAAATAAGAGAATGTATTTCCAACTATTTTTTTATAAAAAGCGAAGAGTATTTCCTTGGCATAAAAGATGGGAAAATATTTGATAGTGATGATCCAAAGCTAGCTAGCATATATATCGTGGAGGGGATAAAATATGACAAATGA